In Juglans microcarpa x Juglans regia isolate MS1-56 chromosome 8D, Jm3101_v1.0, whole genome shotgun sequence, the following are encoded in one genomic region:
- the LOC121242727 gene encoding alpha-xylosidase 1-like has translation MVSPTSLPSSTLLSDLVLVFVLFAAAGVNFSFSTSIPPTKIGNGYRLISIENTPDGGILGHLQVIQKNQIYGPDIPQLQLFVKHEAQDRLRVHITDAEKQRWEVPYDLLPREQPPKLKQTIGKSRKSSITTSEYSGPELIFSYTKDPFGFEVKRKSNGQILFNSSSDASDPFGNLVFKDQYLEISTKLPKDASLYGLGENSQPHGIKLYPNDPYTLYTTDVSAINLNTDLYGSHPVYMDLRNDGGRPYAHAVLLLNSNGMDVFYRGTSLTYKVIGGVFDFYFFAGPTPLSVVDQYTSFVGRPAPMPYWSLGFHQCRWGYHNLSVLEDVVENYKKARIPLDVIWNDDDHMDGKKDFTLNPTNYPRPKLLAFLDKIHSIGMKYIVINDPGIAVNSSYGVYQRAIANDVFIKYEGEPFLAQVWPGAVNFPDFLNPKTVSWWGDEIHRFHELVPIDGLWIDMNEVSNFCSGKCKIPEGKQCPSGTGPGWICCLDCKNITKTRWDDPPYKINASGLQVPIGFKTIATSATHYNGILEYDAHSLYGFSQSVATHKALQGLEGKRPFILSRSTYVGSGKYVAHWTGDNKGTWEDLRYSISTVLNFGIFGVPMVGSDICGFYPAPTEELCNRWIEVGAFYPFSRDHANYYSPRQELYQWESVAKSARNALGMRYKLLPYLYTLNYEAHISGAPIARPLFFSFPSYTECYGLSAQFLLGSGLMVSPVLEQGKSEVKALFPPGSWYSLFNMTQIIASKEGRYVTLDAPLNVVNVHLYQNTILPMQQGGLISKEARMTPFSLVVTFAAGTTEGEAKGNLFLDEDELPDMKLGNGYSTYIDFYGTITKGNVKVWSEVQESMFALGRGWHIEKISVLGLDGSGEASSLEIDGNPVTDDSNIKMNITEQKFLEELGDGEDKKKIVMIEIKGLTVSVGKNFAISWKMGYKI, from the exons ATGGTTTCTCCAACCTCACTACCGTCTTCAACTCTCTTGTCTGATCTGGTGCTAGTTTTTGTCCTTTTTGCAGCAGCAGGAGTAAACTTCTCATTCTCCACCTCCATTCCACCAACCAAGATTGGCAATGGCTACCGTCTGATCTCCATTGAGAACACCCCTGATGGTGGCATTCTGGGTCATCTCCAAGTCATCCAGAAGAACCAAATCTACGGTCCTGATATCCCTCAATTGCAGCTCTTTGTCAA GCACGAGGCTCAGGACCGATTAAGGGTACATATCACTGACGCAGAGAAGCAGAGATGGGAGGTACCTTACGATCTCTTGCCCAGGGAGCAACCTCCAAAGCTGAAGCAAACCATTGGGAAGTCCAGAAAGAGTTCGATCACTACGTCAGAGTATTCCGGCCCAGAACTCATCTTCAGCTACACCAAGGACCCATTTGGATTCGAAGTGAAGAGGAAATCAAATGGGCAAATTCTCTTCAACTCAAGCTCTGATGCATCCGACCCATTTGGAAACTTGGTGTTTAAGGACCAGTACCTCGAGATTTCAACCAAGTTACCCAAAGACGCCTCGCTGTACGGCCTGGGAGAGAACTCTCAGCCCCACGGCATCAAGCTGTATCCAAATGATCCGTATACTTTGTACACCACCGATGTATCGGCCATCAATCTTAACACTGATCTATATGGGTCGCACCCGGTGTACATGGATCTCAGGAACGATGGAGGAAGGCCATATGCACACGCGGTTCTGTTGTTGAACAGCAATGGGATGGATGTGTTTTACCGGGGGACTTCTTTGACGTACAAGGTTATTGGGGGTGTCTTCGATTTTTACTTCTTTGCTGGGCCTACTCCTTTGAGTGTGGTTGATCAGTACACTTCCTTCGTTGGCAGACCAGCTCCAATGCCTTACTGGTCTCTTG GGTTCCACCAATGCAGATGGGGTTACCATAATTTATCTGTACTTGAAGATGTTGTTGAGAACTACAAAAAAGCCAGAATCCCACTGGATGTGATTTGGAATGATGATGATCACATGGATGGAAAAAAGGACTTCACCCTCAATCCCACCAACTACCCTCGTCCAAAGCTTTTGGCATTCCTAGACAAAATACATAGCATTGGTATGAAGTACATTGTCATTAATGATCCAGGAATTGCTGTTAATTCCAGTTATGGCGTATATCAAAGGGCCATCGCCAATGATGTTTTCATCAAGTATGAGGGTGAACCCTTCTTAGCTCAAGTTTGGCCGGGGGCTGTAAACTTCCCAGACTTCCTTAATCCAAAAACTGTTTCATGGTGGGGTGATGAAATCCACCGCTTTCATGAACTTGTTCCCATTGATGGTCTATGGATTGACATGAATGAAGTTTCGAATTTCTGTTCTGGTAAGTGCAAAATCCCTGAGGGCAAGCAGTGCCCATCTGGTACAGGACCTGGTTGGATATGCTGCTTGGACTGCAAGAACATTACAAAGACAAGATGGGATGATCCTCCTTACAAAATAAATGCTTCAGGTTTGCAGGTGCCTATAGGGTTTAAAACCATAGCCACTAGTGCAACTCACTACAATGGCATTTTGGAATACGATGCTCACAGTCTTTATGGTTTCTCTCAATCGGTTGCAACTCACAAAGCCCTTCAAGGACTTGAGGGCAAGCGGCCATTCATATTATCTCGCTCAACTTATGTTGGGTCAGGTAAATACGTCGCCCATTGGACGGGTGATAACAAGGGAACTTGGGAAGATTTGCGGTATTCAATTTCCACTGTACTCAATTTTGGTATATTTGGGGTGCCAATGGTTGGTTCAGATATATGTGGGTTCTATCCAGCTCCTACTGAAGAGCTTTGCAACCGCTGGATTGAAGTTGGTGCTTTCTACCCATTCTCAAGGGATCATGCAAACTACTATTCCCCACGTCAGGAGCTTTATCAATGGGAGTCAGTTGCCAAGTCTGCTCGAAATGCACTGGGTATGAGGTATAAGCTCCTGCCATACCTATATACCTTGAACTACGAGGCTCATATTAGTGGAGCGCCAATAGCCAGGCCACTTttcttctcattcccaagttACACCGAGTGTTATGGGTTGAGCGCCCAGTTCTTGCTGGGGAGCGGTCTCATGGTATCACCAGTTCTTGAGCAAGGGAAGTCAGAGGTCAAAGCACTGTTCCCCCCAGGTAGTTGGTACAGTTTGTTTAATATGACACAAATCATTGCATCGAAAGAAGGGCGCTATGTTACACTAGATGCACCTTTGAACGTAGTTAATGTACATTTGTATCAGAATACCATCCTACCAATGCAGCAGGGTGGCCTAATTTCAAAGGAAGCAAGAATGACACCTTTTAGCCTGGTCGTTACCTTCGCAGCAGGAACTACTGAAGGAGAAGCCAAAGGAAACCTTTTCCTTGATGAGGATGAGCTTCCAGATATGAAACTGGGAAACGGGTATTCCACctatattgatttctatggaacAATTACAAAGGGAAATGTGAAGGTGTGGTCAGAAGTCCAGGAGAGCATGTTTGCTTTGGGTAGGGGTTGGCATATAGAGAAGATTTCAGTGCTGGGGTTGGATGGAAGTGGAGAGGCATCTTCACTTGAGATAGATGGTAACCCTGTGACGGATGATTCAAACATAAAGATGAACATAACAGAGCAGAAGTTCCTAGAGGAGCTGGGCGATGGAGAGGATAAGAAGAAGATTGTGATGATAGAGATTAAAGGCTTGACAGTTTCCGTAGGCAAGAACTTTGCCATTTCCTGGAAAATGGGGTACAAAATTTGA